agggccagggTTTTGGTTGATTTCATAGTCAAGGACGACTCACGGCATTGATTCCCACATCTTTGACCTCTGGGTTGCTCTCTGATTTATACAGGGCTGGGTAgaggggacacaaacacacacaatattgCAGCAGAACATCGTAACCGACAACAAAACATAACACGCCTCGCTGTGTGCGTTGCGTGTGTGTTGACATACCGAATAGCTTGCGCAGCCTGGTGACACAGGCCACAAAGCCATGGAAAGGCAGATGCGGCTCCCCAGAGCCAAACCTCTCCCACAGCACCTGTATGACCTGGCCATCACACTGCACCCCTAGCAGGagcgagaggggaggagagagaaatgggttATTATCCATTcaagagtggagtggagggtaAAATGTAACACACCATATggaaagtgagtgagtgagtgagtgagtgtgtacctgcagccTGGAGGGCCAGACTAAGCTCAAAGGGGCTCATGGTCCCTGAAGAGTCCTGATCAAACTTGAAGAAGAtggactgaaagagagagagcgtgagaggtCAATGACAGATGGTTGAGTAACTGTAGCTAAGTAATATTACTAATTATAAACCAGGTATTTTGTGTCCTGGATACTGATTGGCCGAAACAGCATTTCAGCTGTgtgtatatcagacaatatacaATGGGTATGAAGCAAAAATACcatttatgttggtaaccagtttataaaagcaatacgtatacccatggtatacggtctgatataccaaagcgttcagccaatcagcattcagggttgaTTGGCAGTTTataatggccaatataccacaaccCCTCTGGCTTTATTGCTTAACACCTTGGGGCTTGTCCCTCTAGCACAGTCGTACCTGCAGACTGCGAAGAGAGGCCAGCACAGGCTCTGTCTGCTCTCGGGTCAGACTGCTACGCCCCCCAGTCTGACAGGTGGGTTAGGGATAGctctcagacacagacagaggtgCTCAAAAGTAccagggcccgtatccacaaagcagtTTGGcgttttagatcacaatgaataagattcAATGGAcaaatcctagatcagcactcctgctcttagatgctttgtggatacgggccctggCAAGAAGAACAAAGGCAGTGAGATGTATGGGGTAAGGTTGTGACAACTGGCCAAATGAAAGGATACATCCTCTCCAAAGATGAGCTGTCTGCATGTCTCCAGTGGCAGCTGGTAGTCTTTCTCCAAaactgagagagggggagaggggaggagtgaaAGTGGCAGATGATTTTAATGCTATATTAGCTATGAGGTTATGCCTAGAGAAGTCATCTCTGTTTAGCCCAAAAAGTTTGTCTACCTGATAGAGGTAACCTTGCTACTCTGCTCCCACCTACTGGCTGTTACTGGTACTGCAGTGTAAGAATATTCCCCACAATAGGACCAAATGGAGGTACCCTTCATCACAGCAGTTTAGGGAGTTCAGCGACACGGTTTGACTAAATTAACCTTAGAAAGGAAAACCTGAGCTCATGAAGGACCGAACCTGagttaaccagcttcatgaactCCTTAGCATTCAGCTTGTCGTCctgccagggagagagagaacaggaggttAAGACTGTCTAAGGGAGATAATTATCTTCTATGGTTGAGTTATATTTTGAGACGAGAGAATTCCTACAGGCCCCGCCATCTCATCAAAGGTCTTCTGTACTCTCTTGCGATCCTCTGGCAACACTGGTGGCATTGACATTACCTGTGaaggacacggacacacacacacacacacacacacacacacacacacacacacacacacacacacacacacacacacacacacacacacacacacacacacacacagtgacagttGGCTTGCTGAACTGGAGAGTGGTAAGTGCAGTAGAAGTATGCTTCAGTAAGGTCCAACGCACCATGATGAAGCCAGTGGAGCAGGTGAAATCTTTGGTCCTGGAATACAAGGAGGAGCTCCATCAGTCTCAATGCAATATAAGATTGTCACTGAACTGTCATCATCGGCAGCATCATCATCACCCGCCCCCACCCATCCCCCTCTGTACCCCAGATTGTTGCCGGTCTTGGAATAGACGCGGAGGAAGAATTCCGCAGGCTGGTTGGGACTGTAGGTGGATGCCAGAATCACATAGTTTCCCGGGTCCAGCCTCACCTCCCTCCACACAGCCCTACGGCGACAAATGACAAGAAGAAGAGATGAGATATAActttgtagactgttttcatgaACATGTGACACAGTATTTGCAGGGAGGTACAATACCTCAGGGGCTGGTACTTCCCAGAACTCCCCACAGGCTGCTGGGAAGAGAAGAAGCTCTGGTCCAGACACAGGCCCTGGAGCTACAAGAGGGGgagcggggaggagaggagaggggaagataggagaggaaagagaggaagaaggcAGATatagaaaagagggagagatggaggtagtggttggagagagaggggggcagcagAGGGGGGCAGCAGACATGGTTGTTAGATTAAAAGTGACATTATCTAACAAATGAAAATATGTCGTTTTTTCCCCAATTTCTTCCCAACATGATACTCACCTTTGGAGGAACCTGCGGAGACAGGAAAAACGTCAGACTAACTGAACATGTAGAACATTCAGATTCACAGCACACACGGGGACAACGCAtgttctctccctcgctctcccttcctctctcacccTGTAGATGTGGAAGGCGATGTGGAGGAAGTTGACTTTGTCCTTCTTTCTCCGGTTTTTCTGCAGTAGTTCCACCAACACGGTGCACTGCTTCGCTTTCTCCTTCTGATTCTCGGCCACCTTCTTCTCCTCCGGAGTCATCGCATGATCGTCATCATGCTCGGCAAGGACAAGCTGGAACTGGGGATTCTTCCAGAAGGATCCTACAATAGAGGAGGGATTGATGGTAGTAAATGACAAGGAAGGTAGTAAATGACAAGAGGATGAAATTACAAacgttctacacacacacacacacacacacacacacacactcacgaggGTAAGTACAGCTTCCCCCTGCAGTGGAGCCCGATACCCAGGAGCCTTTATGGGAGCTGAGGGTCCAGGAAGAGATGGGGGCGGCAGGGGAGTCGGGGTCGGTGGGTGTGTCCTCGTCCACTATGGGGTCAGGGTCCACACTGCACAGCTCCACTGTGCCAAACAGCTTGCTGAAGTCCTCCGCACTGATcctgacacacagagagggacGCGCACTGTTggaatgtgtttgtgtgctgtTGTTGTATTGTATGAAACTAGATTGCACTTTAGAGTTAGagacatttattaaagtgtcattCCACAATGATACAATGCAAAATGCAGATTTTAAAAGACCACATTGTGGACCACTCAAACAGAGTTTTGAGACACGAAAAAGCAGTCATAGTCCAACATGGTACA
Above is a window of Oncorhynchus kisutch isolate 150728-3 linkage group LG18, Okis_V2, whole genome shotgun sequence DNA encoding:
- the LOC109909347 gene encoding calpain-8 isoform X2, with amino-acid sequence METQVATGSIANPVQFRDQDYVALLDACVKSGLLFSDSTFAPDQSSIGMPTDPDPKKEIKWLRPKEISANAVFVEDTTCTTDICQGQLGDCWLLAALSCLTMHPNLFVKVVPPNQSLTESYAGIFHFTFWQYGEWVEVVVDDRLPVRGGRLLFSYSCTRNEYWSALVEKAYAKLIGSYGSLKGGNISEAMEDFTGGIAYSLPVSSRTPRIMWKALSDALSRGSLLSCFIQASNYLEIGTVTAEGLVKGHAYAITDTDTVKKSAGEALLLRLRNPWGFVEYSGPWSDKSKDWDDVNAAEKKRIELKNSEDGEFWISAEDFSKLFGTVELCSVDPDPIVDEDTPTDPDSPAAPISSWTLSSHKGSWVSGSTAGGSCTYPRSFWKNPQFQLVLAEHDDDHAMTPEEKKVAENQKEKAKQCTVLVELLQKNRRKKDKVNFLHIAFHIYRVPPKLQGLCLDQSFFSSQQPVGSSGKYQPLRAVWREVRLDPGNYVILASTYSPNQPAEFFLRVYSKTGNNLGTKDFTCSTGFIMVMSMPPVLPEDRKRVQKTFDEMAGPDDKLNAKEFMKLVNSVLEKDYQLPLETCRQLIFGEDTGGRSSLTREQTEPVLASLRSLQSIFFKFDQDSSGTMSPFELSLALQAAGVQCDGQVIQVLWERFGSGEPHLPFHGFVACVTRLRKLFALYKSESNPEVKDVGINAWLLRLLIV
- the LOC109909347 gene encoding calpain-8 isoform X1, which produces METQVATGSIANPVQFRDQDYVALLDACVKSGLLFSDSTFAPDQSSIGMPTDPDPKKEIKWLRPKEISANAVFVEDTTCTTDICQGQLGDCWLLAALSCLTMHPNLFVKVVPPNQSLTESYAGIFHFTFWQYGEWVEVVVDDRLPVRGGRLLFSYSCTRNEYWSALVEKAYAKLIGSYGSLKGGNISEAMEDFTGGIAYSLPVSSRTPRIMWKALSDALSRGSLLSCFIQASNYLEIGTVTAEGLVKGHAYAITDTDTVKKSAGEALLLRLRNPWGFVEYSGPWSDKSKDWDDVNAAEKKRIELKNSEDGEFWISAEDFSKLFGTVELCSVDPDPIVDEDTPTDPDSPAAPISSWTLSSHKGSWVSGSTAGGSCTYPRSFWKNPQFQLVLAEHDDDHAMTPEEKKVAENQKEKAKQCTVLVELLQKNRRKKDKVNFLHIAFHIYRVPPKLQGLCLDQSFFSSQQPVGSSGKYQPLRAVWREVRLDPGNYVILASTYSPNQPAEFFLRVYSKTGNNLGTKDFTCSTGFIMVMSMPPVLPEDRKRVQKTFDEMAGPDDKLNAKEFMKLVNSVLEKDYQLPLETCRQLIFGEDTGGRSSLTREQTEPVLASLRSLQSIFFKFDQDSSGTMSPFELSLALQAAGVQCDGQVIQVLWERFGSGEPHLPFHGFVACVTRLRKLFGMSTHTQRTQRGVLCFVVGYDVLLQYCVCLCPLYPALYKSESNPEVKDVGINAWLLRLLIV
- the LOC109909347 gene encoding calpain-8 isoform X3, whose product is MHPNLFVKVVPPNQSLTESYAGIFHFTFWQYGEWVEVVVDDRLPVRGGRLLFSYSCTRNEYWSALVEKAYAKLIGSYGSLKGGNISEAMEDFTGGIAYSLPVSSRTPRIMWKALSDALSRGSLLSCFIQASNYLEIGTVTAEGLVKGHAYAITDTDTVKKSAGEALLLRLRNPWGFVEYSGPWSDKSKDWDDVNAAEKKRIELKNSEDGEFWISAEDFSKLFGTVELCSVDPDPIVDEDTPTDPDSPAAPISSWTLSSHKGSWVSGSTAGGSCTYPRSFWKNPQFQLVLAEHDDDHAMTPEEKKVAENQKEKAKQCTVLVELLQKNRRKKDKVNFLHIAFHIYRVPPKLQGLCLDQSFFSSQQPVGSSGKYQPLRAVWREVRLDPGNYVILASTYSPNQPAEFFLRVYSKTGNNLGTKDFTCSTGFIMVMSMPPVLPEDRKRVQKTFDEMAGPDDKLNAKEFMKLVNSVLEKDYQLPLETCRQLIFGEDTGGRSSLTREQTEPVLASLRSLQSIFFKFDQDSSGTMSPFELSLALQAAGVQCDGQVIQVLWERFGSGEPHLPFHGFVACVTRLRKLFGMSTHTQRTQRGVLCFVVGYDVLLQYCVCLCPLYPALYKSESNPEVKDVGINAWLLRLLIV